Proteins from a genomic interval of Oncorhynchus nerka isolate Pitt River linkage group LG13, Oner_Uvic_2.0, whole genome shotgun sequence:
- the LOC115139477 gene encoding syntaxin-7-like: MAYQYGKVQDPNVLTQTIISNIQKITQQTSEIQRIVNQLGTPQDTTELRQQLQQKQQNVNHLAKETDRCVKEFGSLPVTTEQRQRKIQKDRLINDFSNALANFQKAQRQAAQKEKEFVARVRAESRVSGGFPDDSFGGNGNPFESGGQAQVQSQSQEVAITEEDLQLIQERETSIRQLESDITDINEIFKDLGMMVHEQGDMIDSIEAHVETADLHVQNASQQLAQAADYQRKSRKKICILIVVLVVLAVVVGLIIWASVKG, encoded by the exons ATGGCCTACCAGTACGGAAAAGTGCAGGACCCAAATGTGCTTACTCAGACGATAATCTCCAACATCCAGAAGATAACACAACAAA CATCTGAAATTCAGAGAATTGTGAATCAGTTGGGAACCCCACAAGACACAACTGAGCTCAGACAGCAGCT CCAGCAGAAACAGCAAAATGTCAACCACCTTGCCAAAGAGACAGACCGATGTGTGAAGGAATTTGGCTCTTTGCCTGTCACAACTGAACAG CGCCAGAGAAAGATCCAGAAAGATCGCCTTATCAACGACTTCTCCAATGCACTGGCCAATTTCCAAAAGGCACAGAGGCAGGCTGCTCAGAAAGAGAAGGAGTTTGTTGCCAGAGTCCGTGCCGAGTCCAGAGTGTCG GGTGGTTTTCCTGACGACAGCTTTGGAGGAAATGGAAACCCCTTTGAAAG TGGGGGGCAGGCCCAGGTCCAGTCTCAGTCCCAGGAGGTGGCCATCACTGAGGAAGACCTGCAGctcatccaggagagagagacttccATCAGACAGCTAGAG TCTGATATTACCGATATAAATGAAATATTTAAGGACTTGGGAATGATGGTCCATGAGCAGGGTGATATGATCG ACAGTATAGAGGCCCATGTCGAAACTGCCGACCTTCATGTTCAGAATGCCAGCCAGCAGTTAGCACAGGCTGCAGACTATCAG CGCAAATCTAGAAAGAAGATCTGCATTCTCATTGTCGTTCTGGTCGTACTTGCTGTTGTCGTTGGTTTAATCATCTGGGCATCAGTTAAAGGATGA